Below is a window of Camelina sativa cultivar DH55 chromosome 11, Cs, whole genome shotgun sequence DNA.
TCTTGACATGCGACCATGATTAACGGAATTAACTACCTGTTCAGATTTGGACGggaattaattaaattaaaattttaggttaattactaattaaattaattttataattttatagtttagtTGATAAGTTTATTGTCAACTGTTTCTTTAAGCTTTTCGATCCATTTCAGCAGATAAATAACATACGTACACATTAAACGAAAATGTGTGTTCAACAACATAGAGAATGTAATAAATCAAACGAAGACGTCTGCGCAAGCTAAGAATCTAAAAAAGACAGCGACCATATAGTATTTAATAGTTATTTGaacttaataaaaagaagattagtagttttatttaaatacaCACGATTGTAAAGATTCGTGTTTTCGGTTTCTGCCATCGTTTTATAACTTTTACACCACCAAAAGACTAAGGGCTGCTAGGATTAATGTATTGAGTTTATAAGTGCAGAGTGCTATAATAAAGTTTTGGTGGGATTATATGtaagacaagaacaagattcaTTTGCTAAAGTAAGATAAGCTTATCATGGTGGGATTAGTTTCCAGGATCTAATAAATTTCCTTGTTTAGTCCTTAAAATCGATCTATATACATTACAAGGTCTTTAAACACTTATCTTATGTCtttgttatatacttatatctactaaaatgtttttttttttcatttataacacatcaaaatattaattacgaAATTTGCTAATTTACTTAACAAAGAAATAGTTTGatgtatatttgcatttaatatGGTCCACATGTTATTTTGCCAAAAGATTACATTATAGCTACGATTGATCAATGCTTTACTTTACAAAATTCGATTGAAACGTGGAAAATTAAGATATATCATTTGTTCTTGTCTTTTATGCCGACCTATGATATCTTTAATGAGCCAATTACGTCCCTCGGCGACGCCGTTGGTCGTCCCATTCGTGTTGTTTTGTGATATAATCAttagtttctttaattatcTTGGAAAGAAAATGATTCATGCAATAATCCGATCGTGATAAAATATGTATCCATATTTTCACGTTGCAATCTTACGATTTTGCTAGAGAAATTTGCATTATTAAAAATTGGAAAACGATTGAATAAGATGGTTTTGCTGTTAATTCTTTTGTAATTAGGCGTTCTGGATTCCTCTATAATtcttttgcaattaaaaaagaacaaaaaatgataCAGAGACATTTAGACACATCAGGCATctgtataattattttttgaaaatgaccacgatgaatatatattagattacatttttttttggtatatccaattgtatggaaaaaaaaaacattaaactacaaaacatatgtatggattttttttgttgaaaaagcaggagaaatagaaaaaaaaaacttgtaataaGCCATTTTGTTTACGTTTTGAGTAAGAAGTGAAGTGTTGTTAGTGTTACGCTTAAACATAGGACTTTTGATCTAAGTTTATTTAGAGACTTAAGAGTAGAGGCTATGGTTTACGATTTAGAGTTCAGAGATTTgatttaaactatttcattaACTTATCAAATCCTCAAATATTTGTGATAATTGATTTGTTAGAACTTGATAATACttgtaactttttttggtttttggtttttttttttttgtttttgttttcaacttttaaatGTCATGATGATTGTGTCCCTAACTCCCAATAggctttttcatttttatatggACTGGACCCTTGACAAAGAAAAGTCATGGTCTCGGCCTTTTTGGTTTCTCGTTTAGTAAGGTGGCCCAATACTAAGTCTTCCTCAACGTTGCTTCGTAGTTTCTCTATTAGATTGGAAAACTGCATGTCGTTTCTTGGTATCACAAAAACACCTTGAGAGACTAGTCATCACCACGGCTTTAGAAGAACTCCGGTGAAGATGAACGACGGAGATGTTTCGAGGCAGATGTCGATGCAGCTATGAAATCATAAATAAGTAATGTATATCATATAGTTTTGTCTTGATAGTACATACTAACAGTCATAGTCTAGATACGAGTTTCAACTATTTATTTGGGACCAGTTAAGGAAATGGGTGTAAAACAGAGTGTTAAGACTCACTTGAAAGAGATCAACGCAGATTCAATGCTTTGCATGTAGGACTAGTTAAGGAGTAAAGACTAAAGTAAGCGATGACATATCAGGAGTAAGTTCCAATTTTGAACCAATTAAATAGACCCAATCATTTTATCCATGAGACCCGTTTTCGTATCCGGATTCGGGCTCTGGTTGGGTTCTGGTTACAGTTGCAGATGGCATTTTACTTCCACCAACCCATCTGCTCTCAAACACTTCACCATCAACAGCGTGTCTCTCCATCATCACTTGAATCTTCTTCGTTCttgaaaccctaattcccaTTATACACACAAACCCTAGAAACCCTAACACGccaaatcctaaaataaatccCACGATCCACAACCACCACCAAGTCCACCACGACTCTAACTTCTTCTTATCGTTCTCTAAAGGCTCGACCACTGAATAATCTCCATGGCTCGAGCCGTAACACACTCCCGGGAGAATCATTCGGCTTATATGAGTCGCCTCTTCGTCTTTAGTCTGTGCCTTGAAACTCACGCATCTTACCCTAGATAGCATTTTCTCATCCGTGTCTTTAGGTAGATCCCTAAACGAAATCTCTACAGAACTCTTCATCCTTAGACTTATCTCTTTGACGTTATCTTGATCGGAAACGTccaaaaccttaaaccctaagaCAGAAGCGATTAACCGGTAACCGGGTACGGTATACCAATGGTTAGACCAGTTCCCTAGATTTTGGTACACAATAGCGACTCTCCTTGCAGGAGGAACCGAAACTGACCTTGCCGGAATTAGCACGTTGCTAAACTTGGCTCCCGAGTTCCAGAGGCTCTTCCCGGTGAGACGGACGATTGATACTTCGATACCAGAGAGATTTTGCGGTAAGATAGCTCGGTATAGAGCACCGGTATGATGTTGAGTGGTTAACGTTTTGAGGGCGAAACTCTCAAGGGATTGAGACAAGGAATGTGGTAAAGTGACATTAAGGACTGATGTTGTAGAGTTTAAGTGGATAAGAGAGGATTGCGAAGTTGAACAAAACAAACTGGTGTATAGTAAGAGCACAACACAGCAAGTGAGAGACTTTGAGTTCAtgtttctctttcgtttttttctttgctttttcttttgttggtctTTGGGACAATGTTCTTTTAAGAGTTGTCTAAAGGAACTGAGAAAGGCAAAACGTAGGGCCGTGAATAAATGATGACGcatgtattaaataaaatcttaattaatggATCTAGTTTCATTTAGGATTTGGATTTCTAACGAAATTAACAATCggttaattaaattatattgtcAAGTCTAAGTGTGCCGATGGAAATGGTCTTGGACACTCTTGATATTGTAATGAAAAAGTGTAGTATCCTTTGTGAAACTTTAGGATTTTGTTGTACCTTAGTTAAATTGAAATGTTTTGATTCAGAAATTATACGTACGATTTATAAGTGAGATAAAATGGTTGAGAAAGTAATAACGCATGCAAAGAATAAAACATCAAAGAGTTGACTATTTTATTGTgtcttttgacttttgagtaaCCATATTAGTATGTTCATGCCGCTGATTGCGCCTCctactctttttcttccctAAATCATTTTTCTCTACTTTACAAAATTAAAGGTTCAATTa
It encodes the following:
- the LOC104722636 gene encoding uncharacterized protein LOC104722636; protein product: MNSKSLTCCVVLLLYTSLFCSTSQSSLIHLNSTTSVLNVTLPHSLSQSLESFALKTLTTQHHTGALYRAILPQNLSGIEVSIVRLTGKSLWNSGAKFSNVLIPARSVSVPPARRVAIVYQNLGNWSNHWYTVPGYRLIASVLGFKVLDVSDQDNVKEISLRMKSSVEISFRDLPKDTDEKMLSRVRCVSFKAQTKDEEATHISRMILPGVCYGSSHGDYSVVEPLENDKKKLESWWTWWWLWIVGFILGFGVLGFLGFVCIMGIRVSRTKKIQVMMERHAVDGEVFESRWVGGSKMPSATVTRTQPEPESGYENGSHG